Within Bradymonas sediminis, the genomic segment ACCGAAGGCGTCGCGTTGATGAAGACCGGCGAGAAGTCGCGCTTTTGGATTCCCGAAGACCTCGCCTACCAGGGCCGAATGGGCGCCCCCAAGGGGATGCTCGTCTTCGACATCGAGCTGCTCGCCATCGTTGGAAAATAAAGCGGCTTAAATGCGGCGAAGCGCTTGTATTCTCGGGCCAAAGACGCGCTTTGCTAGATGCGATTTTAGAAAAATGTTAGGGTTGCGCCTCCGGTATTTGCTAATTCAGCTAATCATATAATTCGACCTCAGAGCAGACCATGAAATCGATACGACTCTCCCTATTGCTGTGTGCGGTGCTTTTATTTGCGGGCTGCTCGGACGACGCGCCGAAAGAGAATAATGGCGGGGCCGATATTGTGGAGGATAGCGGCGGCGACGTCGTCGATATCGTCGAGCAAGAGGGCACCAAATTGCGCTTTGAGCCCAAGAGCGCGGACTTCTTCGCGGTGCCGCTACCCAGTGATACCCGCCTGGCCGAAGACGGTTCGGTGTCGCTGCAGGCGTGGGAGAGCGCGTATGGCAACGCGCTGGTGAAGCTGTGGTTCGACGCGGCCGAAGAGTTGATGAACGGCTGGGGGCTTATCAGCGGTGTGTTTATGAATTTCAGCGCGCCGCTGGACCCCGCGACGCTCCCGCAGACCATCGAGGGGACGGCTTTTGACCTCGACTCGGTCGGTGATTTCCCGAGCGTCTTCCTCATGGACGTCGACCCGACGTCGCCCCAAAAAGGCGAGGCGCTGCCGATTGAATGCAAATTCACCGAGGGGCAGGGCACCTACCACGATGAGAATCTGCTGAGTTGTATCTCGCCGTTCGGCGTGGTGCGCCGCCCGCAGACGCGTTACGCGCTGGTCGTGACCTCGGCGGTCAAGGATGCCGAGGGCGAGGCGCTGGTGCCGGCGCTGGCGATGCAGAAGCTGCTTATGGGGCAGGACGTGGACGGGCAAAACGGCACCGTCGCCGCCGCTCCTTATGTCGAGACCAGGGATATGTTGGTCGAGGCGGGGCTCGGGGCCGATGATATCGTGTCCGTGGTCCTCTTTACCACCGGTGACCCGGCGAGCCGGTTGGTGAAGGTCAACGATTGGTATCGCCAACTTCCGGAGCCCGAGGTCGACGCGGGGAGCCTCGAATATGTCGAGGAATTCGACGATTATATCGTGCTTCGCGGCACCTATACGGTCCCGGTGGTTCAGTCCGGCGAGGCGCCGTTTGACGCGCCGCCGGCGGGTAAGATTGTCTTTGATGACGCGGGCGCTCCGGTGGAGCAGTCCACCGACACCGTGCCGTTTTTGCTCACCATTCCGAAGTCGCCGATGCCCGCGGAGGGTTGGCCGACGATGATGTATATGCACGGCTCCGGCGGCGAGATGCAGGAGCTTATTGACCGCGGCGCGCGCACGATTCGCGATAAGCCGGAGACGGCGCCGCGCGGCACCGGCCCGGGCGGGGTGGTTGCGCCCTATGGTATCGCCGGCTTCGCGGCCGAGTTCGGCTTCCACGGCACGCGCTTTAGCCCGTCGGACACCACGGGCCTGAAGCTCTATAACCTGCTGGGCAACCCGCGCGCGGCGGTCGATAACTTCCTCGTGGCGGCCAACGAAGTAACCCTGCACGGGCGTCTGCTCGCCGGCCTGAGCATCGACCCACAGAGCATCGCCGAGGTCGCCGCCGCGGTCGACGTGAGCGCGGCCTCCGATGGCATGATTCGCTTTAACGACGAGCGCCTCAGCGCGATGGGTCAGTCGATGGGCTCGACCATCGGCCTGCCCGCGCTGACCATCAGCAAGAAGATCGACGCGGGCATTTTGTCGGGCTCCGGCGCGACTCTTATCGAAGTGGCGCTCAAGACGACCAAACCCGTGACGCTCAAGCCCATCTTGCAAGGGTTGTTGCGCTATCGCTCCGACGAAGAGTTGGACCGCTTCGACCCGATCTTGAACTCCCTGCAATTCGCCTGGGACTTCGTGGACCCGGCGGTCCATGGTCGCCATCTCTTCACCGAGACGCACCCCGACACCTCGGCCAAGCATGTCTTGCAGCACTCAGGCGTCGACGATGGCTATTTTAGCATCTATAGCCGCACCGCTCTTTCGGGGGCCATTGGGCTTGATTTCGTGGACCCGAATCCCGAGCCCGAGACCCTTGAGATCATGAAGATTATCGCCCCGGACCACGCCACGCCGCTGAGCGCACCGGTCCAGGCAAACCTCGCCGACGGCACCATCACCGGCGTCGTGGCCGTCTATGAGCCCGAGGTCATGGACGGGCATAATATCGCGTACCAGGTCGATGACACCAAGGCTCAATACGCGTGTTTCGCCAAGTCGGTGGGCGTGGGCGACGCGCCGGTGTTTCGCAGCGTCGCAGACTCTCAGGTTGATACCTGTGACTAAGGTTTAAGTGCGCTAAAGCACGACAAAGAGCCCCGAGACGAATGAATTCGTCTCGGGGCTTTTTTATATTTGTGGCCGTCGCCGCAGGTTGTGTGCTGTGGGAGCCAGACCATCTTGGACTGGAGGTGTTCGATAAAGGCTATTGAGACCAAAAACCGGAGCCAGACCATCCTGGTCTGGTGGCATTTTGAGAAGAATTTTACTCGCCAGACCTTGAAGGTCTGGCTCCGGGGGAAGCGCCGGACAAGTATTGGATAAATAAGTGCCCGACACCAAAAACCGGAGCCAGACCATCTTGGTCTGGTGGGATTTTGAGAAGAATTTTACTCGCCAGACCTTGAAGGTCTGGCTCCGGGGGAAGCGCCGGACAAGCATTGGATAAACAAGTGCCCGACACCAAAAACCGGAGCCAGACCATCTTGGTCTGGTGGGATTTTGAGAAGAATTTTACTCGCCAGACCTTGAAGGTCTGGCTCCGGGGGAAGCGCCGGACAAGCATTGGATAAACAAGTGCCCGACACCAAAAACCGGAGCCAGACCATCTTGGTCTGGTGGGATTTTGAGAAGAATTTTACTCGCCAGACCTTGAAGGTCTGGCTCCGGGGGAAGCGCCGGACAAGCATTGGATAAACAAGTGCCCGACACCAAAAACCGGAGCCAGACCATCTTGGTCTGGTGGGATTTTGAGAAGAATTTTACTCGCCAGACCTTGAAGGTCTGGCTCCGGGGGAAGCGCCGGACAAGCATTGGATAAACAAGTGCCCGACACCAAAAACCGGAGCCAGACCATCTTGGTCTGGTGGGATTTTGAGAAGAATTTTACTCGCCAGACCTTGAAGGTCTGGCTCCGGGGGAAGCGCCGGACAAGCATTGGATAAACAAGTGCCCGACACCAAAAACCGGAGCCAGACCATCTTGGTCTGGTGGGATTTTGAGAAGAATTTTACTCGCCAGACCTTGAAGGTCTGGCTCCGGGGGAAGCGCCGGACAAGCATTGGATAAACAAGTGCCCGACACCAAAAACCGGAGCCAGACCATCTTGGTCTGGTGGGATTTTGAGAAGAATTTTACTCGCCAGACCTTGAAGGTCTGGCTCCGGGGGAAGCGCCGGACAAGCATTGGATAAACAAGTGCCCGACACCAAAAACCGGAGCCAGACCATCTTGGTCTGGTGGGATTTTGAGAAGAATTTTACTCGCCAGACCTTGAAGGTCTGGCTCCGGGGGAAGCGCCGGACAAGCATTGGATAAACAAGTGCCCGACACCAAAAACCGGAGCCAGACCATCTTGGTCTGGTGGGATTTTGAGAAGAATTTTACTCGCCAGACCTTGAAGGTCTGGCTCCGGGGGAAGCGCCGGACAAGCATTGGATAAACAAGTGACCGACACCAAAAACCGGAGCCAGACCATCTTGGTCTGGTGGGATTTTGAGAAGAATTTTACTCGCCAGACCTTGAAGGTCTGGCTCCGGGGGAAGCGTCGGACAAGCATTGGATAAACAAGTGCCCGACACCAAAAACCGGAGCCAGACCATCTTGGTCTGGTGGGATTTTGAGAAGAATTTTACTCGCCAGACCTGGAAGGTCTGGCTCCGGGGGAAGCGTCGGACAAGCATTGGATAAACAAGTGCCCGGCACCAAAAACCGGAGCCAGACCATCTTGGTCTGGTGGGATTTTGAGAAGAATTTTACTCGCCAGACCTTGAAGGTCTGGCTCCCGGGGGGGAACTCCGGGTTATGTCGTCACAGGCTCACCGAACAGAATTGCTCATAGTCGATAAACTCGATCGGGCCGGCGTCGTCGCCGCAGACCGCACAGCCCGGATCGCGGCGCAATTTAAGCTCGCGGAAGTTCGTCTTGAGCCCGTCAAACAAAAGCAGGCGTCCCGCCATCGACTCGCCGACGCCCAGTAATAACTTAATGGTTTCAATGGCTTGCAGGCTCCCGACGATGCCCGGAAGCACGCCCAGGACGCCGGCCTCCTGGCAACTCGGCGCGAATTCGGCGGGCGGCGGCTCCGGGTAGAGGCAGCGGTAGCAGGGGCCGACGTGGGGCACAAAACTCGTGACCTGCCCCTCGAAACGGAAGATGGAGCCATGGACGTTCGGGATGCCGAGCTTCACGCAGGCGTCGTTGATCAGATAGCGCGTGGGGAAGTTGTCGCCGCCGTCGACCACCAGGTCATAGCCCTCGAAGATCTCGAGGATATTCTTGCTGGTCAGACGAGTGTTGTGCATCTCGATTTTGACGTCGGGGTTGAGCGCCTGCAGCGTCTTCTTGGCCGACTCGACCTTGGGCTCGCCGATGCGCTCGTCGGTGTGCAGGATCTGGCGCTGCAGGTTCGAGCGGTCGACGACGTCGGAGTCGATGATGCCAATTTGGCCCACACCCGCGGCGGCCAGATATAGGCCGACGGGGCTGCCGAGCGCGCCCGCGCCGAGCATCATCACCTTCGAGTTGAGCAGCTTTGTCTGGCCCTTCTCGCCGACCTCCGGGATGATCAGGTGGCGGCTATAGCGGGTCATCTGCTCCGGCGTGAGCGTCTTGGCGATATGCACCGGGAAGCCCTGCTGCTTCCACGCACGGAACCCGCCTGCCACCGACGCGACGTTCGTGTAGCCGAGGTCTTCGAGCGATTTCGCGGCGAATAACGAGCGCGTGCCGCCGGCGCAGTAGAGCAGAATCTCGCGCTCGCGATTGCTCTCGATATTCTCGATCTTCATCTCGAGGGTGCCACGCGGGATAAACTCACAGCCCTCAACATGCCCGTCGACGAACTCGTCGCGCTCGCGCACGTCGATGATCAGCGGCCCGTCCTCGGCACCTGCTTCCTTCCACCGAGAGTGGAGTTGCTCGGCGTCGACCTCTCGAATCGTTTCCCTGAGCTTGCTGACTATTTCGTTGATTCCGGCCACGGTGGACTCCTTCGGTGAGTGAGCGATCAAAATTGAGTAGCCCTGGAAAACGGGCATATAGAAAATTTGGATGCAATGGAAAAACAGCTCGGCGCTAAATCCATAGCAACCAGGTATGGTTTGTTCAACAAATCCGCCGGTGATTTGTTCCCGTGGATCGAGACGCTGGCCAATACGGGCGCCTTAGAGGTCGGCGGCGCTCGAAGCGGTGAGGGCGCCGATACGTCAATCGCCGACATCGTCGATGCCATCTTTGATGCGCTCGAGCGTGCGACGGCGCTCGATCATCGTGATGGTTTCGTCGATGAGGTTTTGCTTTTTGGGCTCTGAGGTTTCTCGAATCTTTTCAAGGGTTTCGAGTAGCTCCAAGTCTTTATAGAAGGCGAGGGCGCGCAGGGAGATCTGCTGAATTTCGGGAGAGGTCGAGGACGCGGCCAACTCGAGCATCGCAGCGCGCGCCTCGAGATTTCTGCGGCGGCCAAGGGTCATAAAAACGCGCTGGCGCGCGATATGTTGAGCCTTCGGGTCCTCGAAGAGTTGCTCCCAACCCTGGGCGCGAAAGATGCCGAGCAAAAAGTCCTCGCCCGACTGGCTGATGTCGAGCCCGAGCAGGTTAAACATCTCCAAACGCAGCGCGACATTCACCGAGGGGTCGCGAATGATTCTCTCCGCGATCTGGGCGTCCAGGTGCCCCTCGGCGCGGCGCAGGGCGCGCGCGGCGAGCAGGGCGGTGTCGGAGTTCGGCTCTTCCGCAAATAGCGTCTGGAAGCGCTGGATCGCCCTCGGATCGCTGCTCTTTGCGAGGATGATGAACGCTCGTTGCAACCCCGCCTTCCACCGCTCGGTCTGTGAGTATTCGATGACCGCTTCGAGGTCTTGTGCAAGATCGCTTCGCTCGCTGAGGGCGCCGATCGCCGCGATGCGCACGTCCGGGGACTCGTCTTTGAGCGCCGCGACGAGGATATCGCGCGCCTCGGGCGCCGGGTTGCGAGACAGCGCCTGCACGCTGGCCCTGCGGGTCATGGGGTCCGGGTCGCTGATATATTTCGGTTGGATGATCTCGACAAAACCCGGCACGTGGAAGTATTTCGCGAGCTCGAGGATGCGAAGGCGGGTGCGTCTTTTGTCGGCCGCAGCCAGGATTTCTTTATAGAGCTCCGGGCGAGGAAGTTCGCCCTGGTCCCGATAATGAAGGCGGTGGCCGAGCAGGTTCAGGGCCTGAATGGCGTCATAGCCCGCCACCACGCCCGGGTTCTCGCTGGCGTGTACGAGCAGCGGCTCAATCATCGGATATTTGCCCGCGCTGAGGGCGCGAATGCGCTCATTGCGCTCGGCGAGGGTGCCCTGGCCGAGCTGGTCGATGAGTTGGACCAGCTCGTCGGTCGACGCCACCCGCCCGATCAGGCGCAGCAAGTCGACGCGTTTTTGGGGGGACTGAATCGAGTTTTCCCGCATATACTCGATGAGCCCCGGCGACGCGTGTTGCTGCAGCGAGGCCAGGGCGCGTTTGATGGCGCGGTATTCCGGGGCGCCCGGGTCGGTGTGGCGCAGGAAGTCGATCAGCAGCGAGGCGGCCTCGTTGGACGGCAGGCTTCCGATGAGCGCGATGATGCGCTCGCGCTCCACGGGCGTGCCCTCGCTGGCCGCGCGGCGGACTTCCTTGCTCAGCGGTGTCTTCAGCGCCAGGGCCATCTGGGCGATGCGGGCGCGGGTTCGCCCGTCGGGTTCGCTGGCGATGCGCGCGACGATTTGCTTGGCGGTTTGCTCCGGATTCGCCAGGTGCAGCGAGGAATACGGGGTGATCTGGGCGATCACCACGGTCTCGGTAGCCCAGTCCGGCTGGCTCTTAATTGGCTGGCCCGGCGTGGACTCCAATAGCATCACGCTCATGCAGTTTGTCTTGACCGGTTCGGGCAATTTCACCACGACGCCGTGGCCGGCGTTGACGCTCTCGAGGGGCACATCTTCGAGGTCGACCACAAAACGTGAGCCATCCGACAGGGCCAGCAGGACCTGGCTGGGGCGGGCGAACGCGGCGAGTGTGTCTTCGTTGGTGCCAAGTCCGGTGACGATGCGAACCGAGCTTAATTCGATCGCGTCGTTGATCTGAGCGCTGACAAATTCCCCGCGCCCCAGGCCCTCGGCGCCCTCCATCCAGACCGTGTCGAATCGCTGGTCTCCCAGCTCAAGCGGGCGAATCGTTGCGCCCTGGCGACTCCCTCCGCGACGGTCGCTTGAGGCCGCGAACCATTGGGACCAGGTGCGCAAAAAGGGCGGGTTAAAGTCATCGTCGGCCGCTTCGCTTGTGAGCGATTTCGCCCCGTCGAGCAGCGCGTCGATATTCACCCGGTTCACGAACGCGTCGCTGGCGGGCTCGTAGACCTCGAAGATCGGGGAGTATTTGCCCTGCACCGTGTCGACGCCGCAGAAATTTGAGCTTCGGTTGGGGCGGCGGCGGATCAGTCGATGCTCGCCGCGCGGCGTGATGATTTTGAATTGGGAGCCGCCGTCGAGCAGCGAGTATTTGGCGGTGCCCACGCGCCGCCACTTTCGATTCTCGCGAATCCACGCGACCTGAAATTGTGCCGCGTCGGGAGGGGTATCCGCGTTGATGCCGGGCAGCGCGGTGAGCAGAAGGATATGGGCGCCGTCGCGCAGGCGCTCGGCCTGCAATTCATAGCCATAATGCTCGAGCGTCGCCCAGGCCGGGAAGGTGTCCTGAAAGACGAGCTTCTTTTTGCCCGTCGCCGAACTTATCGTCAGCGCCCAATCGCGCTTGTTGAGCGCGCCGCGGTCGCCGGTTTGTAGCGGCTCCTCGCTGAGGGTGAGTTTAAGGCGGTCTTTTATGTTATCTTCTTGTAATATAAGGGTTTTTTGAAAGCGTTGGCCTGCGATTTCTGCGCCGGTCGCGCTCGGCTTGGCACCCGCCTCTTGAGCCGTCGCGCTCGCCGGAAGACCCAGGGAGATGAGCAATAGCCCGAGCGAAATCATGCCTGACTGCCGGCGAATCGCTGCGTAAAGTCGGTGTGCTTTGATGCTCATGAACGGCCTTTGATAATACTAAAAAAGATAGAGGCTACGCGTGGTTCTGGGCGACCGATGCGATTATTTCGCCGCGGACTTATCGCGATAGCGCTGCAGCTCGGCCGCAGGGGCGGGGCGTTTGCCGCTGCGTCGATACTCTCGGTAATGCGCCAGAATGCGCGCGTGGTCAAAGGCGATATCTTCGGGGAGCGCGTCGAGCTCAAAGAGCCGAGCGTCGGCGGCGTCATCGCGCGCGTCGGGCGCGCCGGTCGCCGTGGCGATAAACACCGCCGACATCGTGTGCTGGCGCGGGTCGCGCTGTGGGTCGGAGTAGACATAGAGCAGGTCCGTCAGCTCGACCTCAAGCCCGGTCTCCTCCATCGCCTCGCGCCAGGCGGCGTTTTCTACGCTCTCACCCTCGTCCACAAAGCCCCCCGGAATGGCCCAGCCCAGCGGCTTGTTCTTTCGCTCGATCAGCACGACGCGCCCGTCGATCTCGATGATAATATCAACAGTGGGCGTCGGATTTTTATAGTTCTCAGTCATAATTATAGCGCCGATATTTTGACAATGTGCAGAAGCAAACCTACCGTCCGGCCGAACTCAGGGCGATGATGCCCGCCCGCCTTTTTAACCCCGACAGGCCTATGTCTCAAGCTAGCAGCGACGCGATCGCACAGAATAACTCGTCAAACCCAATCTCCGACACCCAGCGCGGTTTTATCCTCGCCAGTGGATCGCCGCGGCGCCTTGAGCTGATGGCGAAGTTGGGCTTTGCGCCCAAGGTTCGGGTCAGCGCGGTGCCCGAGGAGCGCGGGGCGGGCGAATCGCCCAGCGAGTATACCCGACGCTTGGCGCTTGCGAAGGCCGAGGCGGTGCGCGATGAGATGGCCGCCGAGAGCGACGTGCGCGACTGGATTTTGGCCGCCGACACGATCGTGATTATCGAGGATGAGGCCGGCCGCGAGGTCGTGCTTGAGAAGCCCGCCGACGGGGACGAAGCCGCCGAGATGCTCGGGCGCTTGTC encodes:
- the moeB gene encoding molybdopterin-synthase adenylyltransferase MoeB, giving the protein MAGINEIVSKLRETIREVDAEQLHSRWKEAGAEDGPLIIDVRERDEFVDGHVEGCEFIPRGTLEMKIENIESNREREILLYCAGGTRSLFAAKSLEDLGYTNVASVAGGFRAWKQQGFPVHIAKTLTPEQMTRYSRHLIIPEVGEKGQTKLLNSKVMMLGAGALGSPVGLYLAAAGVGQIGIIDSDVVDRSNLQRQILHTDERIGEPKVESAKKTLQALNPDVKIEMHNTRLTSKNILEIFEGYDLVVDGGDNFPTRYLINDACVKLGIPNVHGSIFRFEGQVTSFVPHVGPCYRCLYPEPPPAEFAPSCQEAGVLGVLPGIVGSLQAIETIKLLLGVGESMAGRLLLFDGLKTNFRELKLRRDPGCAVCGDDAGPIEFIDYEQFCSVSL
- a CDS encoding HEAT repeat domain-containing protein produces the protein MSIKAHRLYAAIRRQSGMISLGLLLISLGLPASATAQEAGAKPSATGAEIAGQRFQKTLILQEDNIKDRLKLTLSEEPLQTGDRGALNKRDWALTISSATGKKKLVFQDTFPAWATLEHYGYELQAERLRDGAHILLLTALPGINADTPPDAAQFQVAWIRENRKWRRVGTAKYSLLDGGSQFKIITPRGEHRLIRRRPNRSSNFCGVDTVQGKYSPIFEVYEPASDAFVNRVNIDALLDGAKSLTSEAADDDFNPPFLRTWSQWFAASSDRRGGSRQGATIRPLELGDQRFDTVWMEGAEGLGRGEFVSAQINDAIELSSVRIVTGLGTNEDTLAAFARPSQVLLALSDGSRFVVDLEDVPLESVNAGHGVVVKLPEPVKTNCMSVMLLESTPGQPIKSQPDWATETVVIAQITPYSSLHLANPEQTAKQIVARIASEPDGRTRARIAQMALALKTPLSKEVRRAASEGTPVERERIIALIGSLPSNEAASLLIDFLRHTDPGAPEYRAIKRALASLQQHASPGLIEYMRENSIQSPQKRVDLLRLIGRVASTDELVQLIDQLGQGTLAERNERIRALSAGKYPMIEPLLVHASENPGVVAGYDAIQALNLLGHRLHYRDQGELPRPELYKEILAAADKRRTRLRILELAKYFHVPGFVEIIQPKYISDPDPMTRRASVQALSRNPAPEARDILVAALKDESPDVRIAAIGALSERSDLAQDLEAVIEYSQTERWKAGLQRAFIILAKSSDPRAIQRFQTLFAEEPNSDTALLAARALRRAEGHLDAQIAERIIRDPSVNVALRLEMFNLLGLDISQSGEDFLLGIFRAQGWEQLFEDPKAQHIARQRVFMTLGRRRNLEARAAMLELAASSTSPEIQQISLRALAFYKDLELLETLEKIRETSEPKKQNLIDETITMIERRRTLERIKDGIDDVGD
- a CDS encoding NUDIX domain-containing protein, with protein sequence MTENYKNPTPTVDIIIEIDGRVVLIERKNKPLGWAIPGGFVDEGESVENAAWREAMEETGLEVELTDLLYVYSDPQRDPRQHTMSAVFIATATGAPDARDDAADARLFELDALPEDIAFDHARILAHYREYRRSGKRPAPAAELQRYRDKSAAK
- a CDS encoding Maf family protein; amino-acid sequence: MSQASSDAIAQNNSSNPISDTQRGFILASGSPRRLELMAKLGFAPKVRVSAVPEERGAGESPSEYTRRLALAKAEAVRDEMAAESDVRDWILAADTIVIIEDEAGREVVLEKPADGDEAAEMLGRLSGRAHVVETSYCWLQRSTGRSKVESVRAKVEFRELTPEMIARYVATGESLDKAGSYGIQEVGAALVRRIEGSYFTVVGLPVCEVVETLTELGGLSGFPFQDE